One Tolypothrix bouteillei VB521301 DNA window includes the following coding sequences:
- a CDS encoding non-ribosomal peptide synthetase has product MLTLSNLIQEISEKNIKLNIDGDDLKVYASQDVLTQDLIEEIKKNKKFLIEFLRKHNPETDNCQIKSLPRSGDLQLSYGQKRFWFADKISQNKSELNIPFAYKISGEFNYAIFERSVRLLIERHESLRTIFPLKEAKPVQIILESLDDCKVVEYNDISLFGGEQKNSVLQNLLHDNANTPFDLQNGPIFRVTLAKLNEDEHLLLICLHHIIFDGWSVGVFNKDLTIIYNSLLKSEPAKLQPLRFQYSDFSQWQRDRTERDGSAQELYWKTELEGCENSLLTIPTDYPRPSVLTYCGDVHRFNIERDLTQKLKQISSSCKASMYNVLLAALNVILYGYSQQETIIIGSPVANRQQSGLESQIGLFINTIALKTNLVEEEKFSELVTRVRKTSLAALENQDIPFERVVESIGANRSLSYNPIFQVMFAYQNTPVSKIDFSGCDIEAIETHVRGSQLDITISLFEEEDKLRGEVFYSTDLFEKETISRLFLHFQNLLQQISIDPHRPISEYKIITPEEERIVHSVWNNTLVDYPALTLVDKIEQQVIATSKAVAVEFEEQKLTYQELNQKANQLARYLRKCGVDSETLVGVYMKRSVEMVVSLLAIVKAGGAYVPLDPDYPEERVRYTIQDSKISYLLSQKDLVPNLSEVEAQIILPEDPVIALESQDDLSLNIDPESTAYMIYTSGSTGRPKGVPNTHKGIYNRLCWMQSEFQLSQQDCVLQKTPFSFDVSVWEFFWPLMYGARIVVAKPGGHRDPSYLIQVINEKKVTAVHFVPSMLNVFLDDPDISTCKTLRQVFCSGEALPYQSTQKFHEKFQGCLLHNLYGPTEAAIDVSYWPCLARQYGQKVPIGKPIANIQLYVLDKYLKIQPVGVAGELHIGGVGLAKGYYGREDLTREKFIPNPFDPEGKGRLYKTGDLACYLPDGNIEYLGRIDNQIKLRGFRVEIGEIESCIREVNGVQEAVVTLYTTKAGSQMLVAYIVCDRSIEESDMKTFLAHQLPEFMIPSLFITLEALPLSPNGKLDRKNLPDPASIIVESEDFEKPFTPVESLFAEIWKKVLKVEKVSLQSNFFQLGGDSIHSIQVVALMKQQGFDISLQDIFKYQTLAKIAKQAKEVNEMYHYQVGAFILLSEEDRKKLPDNIIDAWPLSHLQSGMIYHSALHPDTPIYHDVFCFDIDVKYDIEAIKKALKLVLKKHPVLRSSFDLKSYSKAVQIIHSEVELPLEVQDLRALNQNEQEAQVERWVETEKNTPFEIMKAPLIHFCVFQRSDTFLTLGVGFHHAILDGWSLATVLSDFYQAYSAILDNEPLKTEENLLQFSAYVQLEQEALKDRKLSEFWKSQLVDFNFTAIPRLCGEQEQEKFNTKTWGTVENIIDGELFASLNSTAQTLGVPLKSLLLAVHIKVMGLIANQKDVTTGVVFNGRPEVVGGENLSGLFLNALPFRVLVKEQTWEELIQTVFEIERQIIPNRRFPLAEIQKYNGGEPYFESAFNFTDFHVYEKGANTKKLKVVRAKYFEQTNFTLLASFNVDRFSHNLKFMLNYDPEELSKEQVSRYAKYYLNVLNVLRGNLDESIFKFPLLAPEEISHLLPALPKQEQPSEFHTLKHHFEKAAKNFPNRIALTYGNQSLTYSELNARANQLAHFLKEKGVKPQSLIGIVFERSVEMIVAILATLKAGGAYVPLDPQAPKERISFISQDANLRLLLTQKSEFNLSVENGIPVIHYDAIETEVKNYPSNNIQVDLKPHHVAYVIYTSGSTGQPKGVLVNHFNVLRLFSQTQQNFEFNEKDTWTLFHSYAFDFSIWEMWGALLYGGRLVLVSYWVSRSPDDFVNLVLSEKVTVLNQTPSAFQQFQNALLEKKDVEKTDLRYIIFGGEALDIPSLKPWFKRFGDKQPTLVNMYGITETTVHVTYRPIYAKDTSAPGSMIGVPIKDLEIYLLDEKQQPVPMGTPGEMYVAGGGVTLGYLNREKLTSERFVEITLPHSQQKIKVYRSGDLARKLLSGDIEYLGRIDHQVKINGFRIELGEIESALKSLPQISTCAVISVNKKDGGKALAGYFATQDGCQIETQQIREMLLKTLPSYMVPSFLIQVEDIPLTVNGKLDRRALPVPEESFTQKQQAVTPPRNTLEAELVKIWEDVLGVQNLGIDRNYFELGGDSISAIRLLAKLKDAGFHFTLQDILRLQTIRDLSEQLKDERENIENHVALTEPFALLNQNDKRLIPSDVADAYPATMLQLGMIYHSDLDPKQAVFHDLASYHLKLELNLELLTKAIEIMIQRHEILRTSFDLQNYSVPMQLVHERVEPLVQDFDISDLNWEKQESIIAQWLEDEKSNSFDWNRAPIMRFFIHKRGKNNFNFSLSFNHAILDGWSLASITSRLFQDYLEMLQGNKPLPYQKLNLSFKDYVKVELQERKSQEAKEFWGQKLENFTFCHLPRDEQGEIDSRWSETILKFSKEELEKLTEIAKKCNVSLKHVLLASHIHVLSLISKTQDVLTGVFANGRLEQNEGDKVVGLFLNTIPFRLQLTDVSWKEFFKQVLKSEQEVIPFRRYPLACIQKDFNGKQLFEVAFNFTQFHIYNENLKDDNFQMFGDIKWFEHADFTLLANFGVNIFTSALNITLNANGAILSQNQLEIIADIYKESIQTILNDCDESIFNKKPSLQRRLEELKSRPLLECNNPEVIRQSLSVQSLKDSIKIPDKLFTRDIREMLYSIFQEVYREQNATREMVFVNEDMTWLDSLSTLRIVALIEQRLGVRIPLSLFLQEENPLQRILQLIES; this is encoded by the coding sequence ATGTTGACTCTTTCAAACTTAATTCAGGAAATCTCAGAAAAGAATATTAAACTTAACATAGATGGAGACGATTTGAAAGTTTATGCTTCTCAAGATGTACTAACACAAGATTTAATAGAAGAAATCAAAAAAAATAAGAAATTTCTCATCGAATTTCTCAGAAAGCACAATCCAGAAACAGATAATTGCCAAATCAAATCTCTTCCAAGATCGGGCGATCTTCAATTATCTTATGGTCAAAAAAGATTTTGGTTTGCAGATAAAATTAGTCAAAATAAATCGGAGCTAAATATTCCTTTTGCTTACAAAATTAGTGGAGAATTTAACTATGCCATTTTTGAGAGAAGTGTAAGATTATTAATTGAAAGGCATGAATCTCTTAGAACCATATTTCCTTTAAAGGAAGCTAAACCAGTTCAAATCATTCTTGAGAGTTTAGATGACTGCAAAGTCGTTGAATATAACGATATCTCACTTTTTGGTGGCGAACAGAAAAACTCAGTCCTTCAGAATTTGCTTCATGATAATGCAAACACCCCCTTTGACCTACAAAATGGACCAATTTTTAGAGTAACACTTGCAAAGCTAAATGAAGATGAACATCTTTTACTTATTTGCCTACATCACATCATTTTTGATGGATGGTCGGTTGGAGTTTTCAATAAGGATTTGACAATCATTTATAACTCTTTACTAAAAAGTGAACCCGCCAAATTACAACCTCTGCGATTTCAGTATTCTGACTTTTCTCAATGGCAACGCGATCGCACTGAAAGAGATGGCTCTGCTCAAGAGTTATATTGGAAAACAGAACTTGAAGGATGTGAAAATTCTCTCTTGACAATTCCCACAGACTATCCTCGACCATCGGTTCTAACTTATTGTGGAGATGTTCATCGCTTCAATATAGAGCGGGATTTGACTCAAAAATTAAAACAAATCTCCTCCTCTTGTAAAGCTTCAATGTACAATGTTTTATTGGCAGCCTTAAATGTGATTTTATATGGTTACAGCCAGCAAGAAACTATCATCATCGGTAGTCCTGTTGCCAACAGACAGCAAAGTGGATTGGAATCTCAAATTGGCTTATTCATTAACACTATTGCGCTCAAAACAAACCTGGTAGAAGAAGAAAAATTTTCTGAACTTGTTACCAGAGTTCGCAAAACTAGCTTAGCTGCACTAGAAAATCAAGATATTCCCTTTGAAAGGGTTGTCGAGTCTATAGGAGCTAATAGAAGCTTAAGCTACAACCCTATTTTTCAGGTGATGTTTGCCTACCAAAATACTCCTGTAAGTAAGATTGATTTTTCAGGTTGTGATATCGAGGCTATAGAAACCCATGTTCGTGGTAGTCAGCTCGACATTACGATTTCCCTTTTTGAAGAAGAAGATAAGCTCAGGGGTGAAGTCTTTTATAGTACGGATCTGTTTGAAAAGGAAACGATTTCCCGGTTGTTTTTACATTTCCAAAACCTTTTACAGCAAATTTCTATAGATCCACATCGTCCTATTTCTGAGTATAAAATCATTACTCCAGAAGAAGAGCGTATCGTCCATTCGGTTTGGAATAACACCCTAGTTGATTATCCTGCTTTGACTTTGGTTGACAAAATTGAACAACAAGTCATTGCAACTTCAAAAGCTGTTGCGGTTGAATTTGAGGAGCAAAAGCTCACATATCAAGAACTCAATCAAAAAGCCAATCAGCTCGCACGCTACCTGAGAAAGTGTGGAGTAGACTCAGAAACACTGGTAGGCGTTTATATGAAACGCTCTGTTGAAATGGTGGTGTCATTACTTGCGATCGTCAAAGCCGGAGGAGCATACGTTCCACTCGATCCCGATTATCCTGAAGAACGTGTTCGCTACACGATTCAGGATTCAAAAATCTCTTACTTGCTATCACAAAAAGACCTGGTTCCAAATCTTTCTGAAGTTGAGGCACAAATTATTCTTCCAGAAGATCCTGTTATTGCGTTAGAAAGTCAGGATGACCTCTCCCTTAACATAGATCCTGAGTCAACGGCGTATATGATTTATACATCCGGCTCTACGGGTCGTCCCAAAGGAGTTCCAAACACCCATAAAGGTATTTATAACCGTCTGTGCTGGATGCAATCAGAATTTCAACTTTCGCAACAAGATTGCGTACTCCAAAAAACTCCTTTTAGCTTCGATGTCTCAGTATGGGAGTTTTTCTGGCCACTGATGTATGGAGCGCGTATTGTTGTGGCAAAACCTGGTGGTCATCGCGATCCAAGTTACTTAATTCAGGTCATCAATGAAAAGAAAGTGACTGCTGTTCACTTTGTACCATCGATGTTAAATGTTTTCCTAGATGACCCAGATATCAGTACCTGTAAAACACTGCGTCAGGTATTCTGCAGTGGCGAAGCTTTACCTTATCAATCAACGCAAAAATTTCATGAAAAATTTCAGGGATGTTTGTTGCATAACCTTTACGGACCAACAGAAGCAGCCATAGACGTTTCCTATTGGCCTTGTTTGGCTCGACAATACGGGCAAAAAGTTCCTATTGGCAAACCTATTGCAAATATACAGCTTTACGTTCTTGATAAATATTTAAAGATTCAGCCAGTTGGAGTAGCTGGCGAACTCCACATTGGAGGTGTGGGACTTGCTAAGGGCTATTATGGTCGCGAAGATCTTACACGAGAAAAGTTTATTCCTAACCCATTTGACCCTGAAGGAAAAGGGCGTCTCTACAAAACTGGAGACCTTGCTTGCTACCTTCCTGATGGCAATATTGAGTATCTCGGTCGTATTGATAACCAAATCAAATTACGTGGATTTAGGGTCGAAATCGGTGAAATAGAATCATGTATTCGTGAAGTTAATGGGGTTCAAGAAGCAGTTGTTACGCTCTACACGACTAAAGCTGGTAGCCAAATGCTCGTCGCATACATTGTTTGCGATCGCTCCATTGAAGAAAGTGACATGAAAACGTTTCTTGCTCATCAGCTCCCTGAGTTCATGATTCCATCACTCTTTATCACCTTAGAGGCGCTTCCTCTTTCACCAAATGGCAAATTGGATCGCAAAAACTTACCCGATCCTGCCTCGATTATCGTTGAAAGTGAAGACTTTGAAAAGCCTTTTACACCAGTGGAATCCTTATTTGCAGAAATATGGAAAAAGGTTTTAAAAGTCGAAAAAGTTAGCTTGCAAAGTAACTTTTTCCAACTGGGTGGTGATTCTATTCACAGCATTCAAGTCGTCGCTCTTATGAAGCAGCAAGGGTTTGATATATCTTTACAAGACATTTTCAAATATCAGACACTTGCCAAAATAGCTAAACAAGCGAAAGAAGTAAATGAAATGTACCACTACCAAGTTGGTGCTTTTATCCTTTTGAGTGAAGAAGACCGGAAAAAGCTTCCTGATAACATCATTGATGCATGGCCATTAAGCCATTTGCAGTCCGGTATGATCTATCATTCTGCACTTCATCCAGACACACCTATTTATCATGATGTTTTCTGCTTTGATATTGACGTGAAATATGATATTGAAGCAATAAAGAAAGCACTGAAATTGGTCTTGAAAAAGCATCCCGTTCTCCGCTCATCATTTGACTTAAAGAGCTATAGTAAAGCAGTTCAAATTATCCATTCTGAGGTCGAGTTGCCTTTAGAAGTTCAAGACCTAAGAGCACTCAATCAGAACGAACAAGAGGCTCAAGTAGAAAGATGGGTAGAAACTGAAAAGAATACCCCATTTGAAATCATGAAAGCTCCTTTAATTCACTTTTGCGTGTTCCAACGCAGTGATACTTTCTTGACATTAGGTGTTGGATTTCACCATGCCATTTTAGACGGCTGGAGCTTAGCAACTGTTCTTTCAGACTTTTATCAAGCTTACTCTGCCATACTTGATAACGAGCCTCTTAAAACTGAGGAGAACTTACTCCAGTTTAGTGCTTACGTACAGCTGGAACAGGAAGCTTTGAAAGATAGAAAATTATCTGAGTTTTGGAAATCTCAACTTGTTGATTTCAATTTTACAGCCATCCCAAGGCTTTGTGGCGAGCAAGAGCAAGAAAAATTCAATACAAAAACTTGGGGTACCGTTGAAAATATCATTGACGGCGAACTCTTTGCGTCTTTAAATTCAACTGCACAGACACTTGGCGTTCCACTAAAGAGTCTGCTTTTAGCCGTACACATCAAGGTTATGGGACTTATCGCTAACCAAAAAGATGTCACCACAGGTGTCGTCTTTAATGGAAGACCTGAAGTTGTAGGTGGTGAAAATCTCTCCGGGCTCTTTCTTAATGCGCTACCATTCCGTGTTCTTGTTAAAGAACAAACATGGGAAGAACTCATTCAAACCGTCTTTGAGATAGAACGCCAAATTATTCCTAACAGACGTTTTCCACTTGCTGAAATCCAAAAATACAATGGAGGTGAACCATATTTTGAAAGTGCTTTCAATTTTACAGATTTCCATGTTTATGAAAAGGGAGCTAATACCAAAAAGCTTAAAGTTGTGAGAGCCAAGTACTTTGAGCAAACCAACTTCACGTTACTCGCCAGCTTCAATGTGGATCGCTTTAGTCACAATCTAAAGTTTATGCTGAACTACGATCCGGAAGAGTTAAGTAAAGAACAGGTTAGTAGATATGCTAAATATTACTTGAACGTCCTTAACGTTCTGAGGGGTAACCTTGATGAAAGCATTTTCAAGTTTCCATTATTAGCACCGGAAGAAATCAGTCATTTACTTCCAGCGCTTCCCAAACAGGAACAACCATCAGAATTCCACACACTGAAGCACCATTTTGAAAAAGCTGCGAAAAACTTCCCAAATAGAATTGCACTCACTTATGGAAATCAAAGCTTAACATATTCTGAACTCAATGCTAGGGCAAACCAATTGGCTCACTTCCTAAAAGAGAAAGGAGTCAAACCACAAAGCTTGATTGGTATAGTCTTTGAAAGAAGCGTGGAAATGATTGTTGCTATCCTTGCCACTTTAAAAGCTGGGGGTGCATACGTTCCACTAGATCCGCAAGCACCAAAAGAAAGAATTTCTTTCATATCTCAAGATGCCAATCTTCGCCTTCTCCTAACACAAAAATCAGAATTTAATCTTTCCGTTGAAAATGGGATTCCCGTGATTCATTATGACGCCATTGAGACAGAGGTAAAAAACTACCCCAGTAACAATATACAAGTCGATCTTAAACCTCACCATGTGGCATATGTCATCTATACATCCGGTTCTACCGGTCAGCCTAAAGGAGTGTTAGTAAACCACTTTAACGTTCTCCGACTCTTCTCTCAAACTCAGCAGAATTTTGAATTCAACGAGAAAGATACGTGGACTCTCTTCCACTCTTATGCATTTGATTTCTCCATATGGGAAATGTGGGGAGCACTGTTATACGGTGGACGCCTTGTGCTTGTCTCATACTGGGTCAGCCGATCGCCAGATGATTTTGTTAACCTTGTACTGTCGGAAAAAGTCACAGTCTTAAACCAGACACCATCAGCATTCCAACAGTTTCAAAATGCTCTTTTAGAAAAGAAAGATGTAGAGAAAACAGATTTACGCTACATCATTTTTGGTGGAGAAGCTCTTGATATTCCAAGTTTAAAACCTTGGTTTAAGAGATTTGGCGACAAGCAACCAACTCTTGTAAACATGTACGGTATCACCGAAACGACGGTACACGTGACTTACCGTCCCATTTATGCAAAGGACACCTCAGCGCCTGGAAGTATGATTGGTGTGCCAATAAAAGATTTAGAAATTTACTTGTTGGACGAAAAGCAACAGCCTGTCCCAATGGGGACACCAGGCGAAATGTACGTTGCAGGTGGAGGTGTCACTTTGGGCTACCTCAACCGGGAAAAACTGACTTCTGAAAGGTTTGTTGAAATCACGCTTCCACACTCTCAACAAAAGATAAAAGTCTACCGCTCTGGAGACCTTGCAAGAAAGTTGTTAAGCGGTGATATTGAATATCTTGGACGTATAGATCATCAGGTCAAAATCAATGGTTTCCGCATTGAACTTGGTGAAATTGAATCTGCTCTGAAAAGTCTTCCTCAAATCTCTACTTGTGCCGTTATCTCTGTAAATAAAAAAGATGGGGGTAAAGCACTTGCTGGGTATTTTGCAACTCAAGATGGTTGCCAAATTGAAACACAACAGATTCGTGAAATGCTGCTCAAAACGTTGCCATCTTACATGGTACCTTCTTTTCTCATTCAGGTAGAGGACATCCCCCTGACAGTAAATGGAAAATTAGACAGACGAGCATTACCTGTTCCTGAAGAGAGCTTTACACAGAAACAACAAGCCGTAACACCTCCACGTAACACCCTTGAAGCGGAATTAGTCAAAATTTGGGAGGACGTTTTAGGTGTTCAAAATCTTGGTATCGATCGCAATTACTTTGAGCTTGGAGGTGATTCGATTTCAGCAATTCGCCTTCTAGCAAAGCTCAAGGATGCTGGCTTTCACTTTACACTTCAAGACATCTTGCGTCTTCAAACAATTCGTGACCTCTCAGAGCAACTGAAGGACGAGCGGGAAAATATTGAGAATCATGTAGCTTTGACCGAGCCATTTGCTTTGCTCAATCAAAATGATAAACGACTCATCCCCTCAGATGTCGCAGACGCATACCCTGCAACCATGCTTCAACTGGGCATGATTTATCACAGCGATCTCGATCCAAAACAAGCTGTTTTCCATGACCTTGCAAGCTACCACCTTAAGTTAGAGCTAAATTTAGAGCTTCTAACAAAAGCCATTGAAATCATGATTCAAAGGCATGAAATTTTAAGAACATCATTCGATTTGCAAAACTATTCTGTACCCATGCAGTTGGTACATGAAAGGGTAGAGCCTTTGGTTCAGGATTTTGACATTTCAGATTTGAACTGGGAAAAGCAGGAAAGTATTATTGCACAATGGCTCGAAGATGAGAAGAGCAACAGCTTTGACTGGAACAGAGCACCTATAATGAGGTTCTTCATCCACAAGCGAGGCAAAAACAACTTTAATTTTTCACTCAGCTTTAACCATGCCATCTTAGATGGGTGGAGCTTAGCATCAATTACGTCTCGACTCTTTCAAGACTATCTTGAAATGTTGCAAGGTAACAAACCTTTACCTTACCAAAAACTAAATTTGTCATTTAAGGACTATGTCAAAGTCGAACTGCAAGAGAGAAAGTCTCAGGAAGCCAAGGAGTTCTGGGGTCAAAAGCTAGAAAACTTTACATTCTGCCACTTACCTCGTGACGAACAAGGTGAGATCGACTCCAGATGGAGTGAAACAATTCTCAAATTCTCTAAAGAAGAGTTGGAGAAGCTAACTGAAATTGCAAAGAAATGCAACGTTTCACTTAAACACGTATTGTTGGCAAGTCATATTCACGTTCTTAGCCTCATTTCCAAAACTCAAGATGTACTAACAGGTGTTTTTGCAAATGGGCGCTTAGAACAAAACGAAGGAGATAAAGTCGTCGGTCTGTTCCTAAATACCATTCCATTTCGCCTGCAACTGACTGACGTGTCGTGGAAAGAGTTTTTCAAACAAGTTCTTAAGTCCGAACAAGAAGTCATTCCCTTCAGAAGATATCCTCTTGCTTGCATTCAAAAGGACTTCAATGGAAAACAGCTTTTTGAAGTGGCTTTTAACTTCACTCAATTCCACATCTATAACGAGAACTTAAAAGACGATAATTTCCAAATGTTTGGAGATATCAAATGGTTTGAACATGCGGACTTTACTCTGCTTGCCAACTTTGGAGTAAACATATTTACTTCGGCTCTGAATATTACCCTAAATGCCAATGGTGCAATTCTCTCCCAAAACCAGCTAGAAATTATTGCTGATATTTACAAAGAAAGCATTCAGACAATACTGAATGATTGTGACGAAAGTATTTTCAACAAAAAACCTTCCCTACAAAGGCGCTTAGAGGAACTTAAATCGCGCCCGCTGTTGGAATGCAATAATCCAGAAGTCATTAGACAATCGTTATCAGTTCAGAGTCTTAAAGACTCGATAAAAATTCCAGACAAGCTTTTTACACGCGACATTCGTGAAATGTTGTATTCCATTTTTCAGGAAGTTTATCGGGAACAAAATGCAACCCGCGAGATGGTTTTTGTGAATGAAGACATGACTTGGTTAGATTCATTGAGTACTTTAAGAATTGTTGCGCTTATTGAACAGCGACTAGGCGTAAGAATTCCATTATCTCTGTTCTTACAAGAAGAGAACCCGTTACAAAGGATTCTCCAGCTAATAGAAAGTTAA